From the genome of Rhodothermales bacterium, one region includes:
- a CDS encoding TonB-dependent receptor has protein sequence MNRIHSFFLTLFCLLIGTAATARAQGTIHGYVTDASSGETLLMANIVIAGTAQGAATNTVGYYMLSGLEPGDYILAVSYIGYQTRRIDVTLRPGAHPRVDVALQPEYLVGDEVVVTGEREDEEERTRLGVNRMPAQLVMQLPAVFEADLFRSLQMLPGIKASSDFSSGLLIRGGSPDQTLILLDRTTVYNPSHFFGLFSTFNPDAIKDVQIYKGSYPARFGGRLGSVVDVYNKDGNREQAHGSVSLGLLASRASIEGPFEKGSWMLAARRSTLEPILAALRSGADGIPETFYFYDVNAKLNLDAGPKDRLSLATYAGLDKLRMSPVQDFSIDLPYGNRTGSLIWTHLFSHRLFATYALTGSHYFSNPDLSLGGSPFSRRNEVTEAGFKADMEYAPGERHQIEAGLWAGQIMLSLHDRGEGEGAFDLKRRTPYVAAYLQDVWRPAAAWSIKTGLRVQRYASDDALRPEPRLSVEGYLSPDLRVQAAYGRYYQYLTLASFYSMTAMDIWLGAGKGVPPAWGDQFGLGIKTVPAKGYRLDIETYARTMNDLFELDPNLQDPIGLPYARYFRYGEGLAYGAEVMLEKTDGALTGFAAYTYSRSTRRFPGVNGGASFPSRYERIHDVNLVLNYDLSRRWRTTLSFVYAAGQPYTRALGRIQYDDPFNSVPIDQIVVGRVNASRLPGYHRLDVGFTRRGRFFGVAESEFQIQVINLYNHRNIWFYDYDFQQNPVALDPVRMLPLLPNASLTVRF, from the coding sequence ATGAATCGCATTCATTCTTTCTTTCTAACACTTTTTTGCCTCCTTATTGGCACCGCGGCCACGGCCCGCGCCCAGGGCACCATCCACGGCTACGTCACCGACGCCTCCTCGGGGGAGACGCTGCTGATGGCGAACATCGTCATCGCCGGCACCGCCCAGGGCGCGGCGACGAACACGGTCGGCTACTACATGCTCTCCGGGCTGGAGCCGGGCGACTATATACTCGCGGTGTCGTACATCGGTTATCAAACGCGCCGGATCGACGTTACCCTCCGCCCCGGAGCGCATCCGCGCGTCGATGTCGCGCTGCAGCCGGAGTACCTCGTCGGCGACGAGGTGGTCGTCACCGGTGAACGGGAGGATGAAGAGGAGCGCACCCGGCTCGGGGTCAACCGGATGCCGGCGCAGCTGGTCATGCAACTGCCCGCCGTATTCGAGGCCGACCTGTTCCGCTCCCTGCAGATGCTGCCGGGCATCAAGGCCTCGAGCGACTTCTCGAGCGGCCTCCTCATCCGCGGCGGCAGCCCGGATCAGACCCTCATCTTGCTCGATCGCACAACCGTCTACAACCCGTCGCACTTCTTCGGGCTCTTCTCGACGTTCAACCCCGACGCGATCAAGGACGTCCAGATCTACAAAGGCAGCTACCCGGCGCGGTTCGGCGGCCGGCTCGGCTCCGTCGTCGATGTCTACAATAAAGACGGCAACCGCGAACAGGCGCACGGGAGTGTAAGCCTGGGGCTGCTCGCCTCACGGGCGTCCATTGAAGGGCCGTTCGAGAAAGGTTCGTGGATGCTGGCCGCCCGGCGCTCCACCCTCGAGCCCATCCTGGCCGCGCTCCGCTCCGGCGCGGACGGCATTCCCGAAACGTTCTACTTCTACGACGTCAACGCCAAGCTGAACCTCGACGCCGGCCCGAAGGATCGCCTGTCGCTCGCGACCTATGCGGGGCTGGACAAACTCCGGATGTCGCCCGTTCAGGATTTTTCGATCGACCTTCCTTACGGCAACCGGACTGGCTCACTCATCTGGACGCATCTCTTCTCGCACAGGCTCTTCGCCACCTACGCGCTGACCGGCTCGCATTATTTCAGCAACCCCGACCTCTCGCTGGGCGGCAGCCCGTTCTCGCGCCGCAACGAAGTGACGGAGGCCGGCTTCAAGGCCGACATGGAATATGCGCCGGGCGAACGCCATCAGATCGAGGCCGGCCTGTGGGCGGGCCAGATCATGCTGTCGCTGCACGACCGCGGCGAAGGCGAAGGGGCTTTCGACCTCAAGAGACGGACGCCCTATGTCGCGGCCTATCTCCAGGATGTCTGGCGCCCCGCGGCCGCCTGGAGCATCAAGACCGGCCTCCGCGTGCAGCGCTATGCATCGGATGACGCCCTCCGGCCCGAGCCCCGGCTGTCCGTCGAAGGCTACCTGTCTCCCGATTTGCGCGTGCAGGCGGCGTACGGCCGTTACTACCAGTACCTCACCCTCGCCTCGTTTTATTCGATGACGGCGATGGATATCTGGCTGGGCGCCGGCAAGGGGGTGCCGCCAGCCTGGGGCGATCAGTTCGGCCTGGGCATCAAGACCGTGCCGGCGAAAGGCTACCGGCTCGACATCGAGACCTATGCCCGCACCATGAACGACCTGTTCGAACTGGATCCCAACCTTCAGGACCCCATCGGCCTGCCGTACGCGCGCTACTTCCGGTACGGCGAGGGGCTGGCCTATGGCGCCGAGGTGATGCTCGAAAAAACAGACGGCGCGCTCACCGGGTTCGCCGCCTACACCTACAGCCGTTCCACGCGGCGCTTCCCGGGGGTCAACGGAGGCGCATCCTTCCCCTCGCGGTACGAGCGCATCCATGACGTAAATCTCGTGCTCAACTACGACCTCTCCCGACGGTGGCGGACCACCCTCTCGTTCGTCTACGCCGCCGGCCAGCCGTACACGCGCGCCCTCGGCCGCATCCAGTACGACGATCCCTTCAACTCCGTCCCGATCGACCAGATCGTGGTCGGACGCGTCAACGCCTCGCGGCTGCCGGGATACCACCGGCTGGACGTCGGCTTCACGCGCCGGGGCCGCTTCTTCGGCGTCGCCGAATCCGAGTTCCAGATCCAGGTGATCAACCTCTACAACCACCGCAACATCTGGTTTTACGACTACGACTTCCAGCAGAACCCCGTCGCGCTCGACCCCGTCCGCATGCTGCCCCTGTTGCCGAATGCGAGCCTCACGGTCCGTTTTTAG
- a CDS encoding DUF4249 family protein, with protein MTRHLLTLILLSLAAGCDSYRQDDFEPEYVVESYLIAGEALPALRLSTTASIEHAYAFETQGVRGATASISLLDGAGIAERYPLVEISPGLYEPVDNDVVVLAGRRYALGVTTPDGTQIQAQTLVPGDFDLFPPASDTIVYRQQATFTVDVTESAYPGRSAIYILKLHASDTTGALTPLYQGWLDDEIVTREELIDNNSGILNEANFEPVGDGRLRIVLPWIAVAFFGENEVVVDAIDDNLFDFIRTREDNGTRPLGELENPVDHVDGARGIFGSLARRQMPVYIHPD; from the coding sequence ATGACACGCCATCTCCTTACTCTCATCCTCCTCAGCCTCGCGGCCGGCTGCGACAGCTACCGGCAGGACGACTTCGAACCCGAATACGTCGTCGAGAGCTACCTCATCGCCGGCGAGGCGCTCCCCGCCCTCCGCCTGTCGACGACCGCCTCCATCGAGCACGCCTACGCGTTCGAGACGCAAGGCGTCCGCGGCGCCACCGCCTCGATCTCGTTGCTGGATGGCGCCGGCATCGCGGAACGATACCCGCTGGTCGAGATCTCCCCGGGCCTCTACGAGCCGGTGGACAACGACGTCGTCGTGCTCGCCGGCCGGCGTTATGCGCTCGGCGTCACCACACCCGATGGGACGCAGATCCAGGCGCAGACGCTCGTCCCCGGCGATTTCGACCTCTTTCCGCCGGCATCGGACACCATCGTGTATCGGCAGCAAGCCACCTTCACCGTCGACGTCACCGAAAGCGCCTACCCGGGCCGGTCCGCCATCTACATCCTGAAACTCCACGCCAGCGACACCACCGGCGCACTCACGCCGCTGTATCAGGGCTGGTTGGACGACGAGATCGTCACCCGGGAAGAGCTTATCGACAACAACTCGGGCATCCTCAACGAGGCGAACTTCGAGCCGGTGGGGGATGGTCGACTCCGGATCGTGCTCCCGTGGATCGCCGTGGCATTTTTTGGCGAGAATGAGGTGGTGGTGGATGCGATCGACGACAACCTTTTCGATTTCATCCGTACGCGAGAAGACAACGGCACCCGGCCGCTCGGGGAACTGGAAAATCCGGTAGACCACGTCGACGGCGCCCGCGGCATCTTCGGGAGCCTGGCTCGCCGGCAGATGCCGGTGTACATCCATCCGGACTGA
- a CDS encoding LytTR family DNA-binding domain-containing protein: METIRALIVDDESLGRERVRALLGRHADVSVAGECAGGPEAVEAIRTHHPDLVFLDVQMPELDGFGVIRAIGATRMPAVIFVTAYDEHALDAFEVHAIDYLLKPIDIDRFDVALDRARRLVHSAALGAAEARLHRLLNDVAPRRPLERVLVKARSKTYFVRLDTVDWIEAAGNYVRLHAEGRQHLVRITMGALEERLDPSLFMRIHRSAIVNLDRVRELIPTDNGESTVVLTDGTTLTLSRGYRDRLESFKH, encoded by the coding sequence TTGGAAACGATCAGGGCTCTCATCGTCGATGACGAATCGCTCGGGCGTGAACGCGTACGCGCGCTGTTGGGGCGCCACGCGGACGTCTCGGTGGCCGGCGAGTGCGCCGGCGGCCCCGAGGCCGTCGAAGCCATCCGAACACACCATCCCGACCTCGTCTTCCTCGACGTCCAGATGCCCGAACTCGATGGCTTCGGGGTCATCCGGGCCATCGGCGCTACCCGTATGCCGGCGGTCATCTTCGTCACGGCCTACGACGAGCACGCCCTCGACGCCTTCGAGGTCCACGCGATCGACTACTTGCTCAAGCCCATCGACATCGACCGGTTCGATGTCGCGCTCGACCGGGCGCGCCGCCTCGTGCACAGCGCGGCGCTGGGTGCCGCCGAGGCCCGGCTGCATCGCCTGCTGAACGACGTGGCGCCGCGCCGGCCGCTCGAGCGGGTACTGGTGAAGGCGCGGAGCAAAACCTATTTCGTCCGGCTCGACACGGTCGACTGGATCGAAGCCGCCGGCAATTACGTCCGGCTCCACGCCGAGGGCCGGCAGCACCTGGTTCGCATCACGATGGGCGCCCTCGAAGAACGGCTCGACCCTTCCCTGTTCATGCGCATTCACCGTTCCGCCATCGTCAACCTGGATCGCGTGCGTGAACTCATCCCCACCGATAACGGCGAAAGCACCGTCGTTCTCACGGATGGCACCACGCTCACCCTGAGCCGCGGGTATCGCGATCGGCTCGAATCGTTCAAACACTGA
- a CDS encoding histidine kinase, whose protein sequence is MSRSSSRSWPDHVKPVWPANRLALLWVVSFGIVTVLILADVGQDYMIRRMRFGSDETFLDLLKWPAVLWYGWALLAPPIFLLSLKYPLDRGLWPRHLPILLAGLVGAYVLHVSIQLASMLLPVFSHIHSGWRDALSFHTITSVYLSLMMYSIMVGIAHAYRYYQQYRRRELTAARLESELVRAQLQALRMQLHPHFLFNTLNGIATLMHRDPMAADRMLTRLSGLLRLALDSSDTPEVPLIEETSFLEQYLELEQIRFDGRMTVTFAIDPDTEDALVPNLILQPLVENAVKHAIAPRVEAGHVRIASWRENGSLRLRVSDTGPGLTGSAEEPASGTGLANTRDRLRKLYGAAQSMRLSNAAPSGLVVDLTIPFRRLADT, encoded by the coding sequence ATGTCTCGATCGTCTTCCAGATCATGGCCGGACCACGTGAAGCCGGTCTGGCCGGCGAACCGGCTCGCGCTCCTCTGGGTGGTGTCGTTCGGGATCGTGACCGTGCTCATCCTGGCCGACGTCGGGCAGGATTACATGATCCGCCGGATGCGTTTTGGCAGCGACGAGACGTTTCTGGACCTGCTGAAGTGGCCGGCGGTACTCTGGTACGGCTGGGCCTTGCTGGCGCCGCCGATTTTCCTCCTCAGCCTGAAGTATCCGCTCGACCGTGGCCTCTGGCCCCGGCACCTGCCGATCCTGCTGGCCGGCCTCGTCGGCGCCTACGTGCTTCATGTATCGATCCAGCTCGCCTCGATGCTCCTGCCCGTCTTCAGCCATATCCACTCCGGCTGGCGAGACGCCCTGTCCTTCCATACGATCACGAGCGTCTACCTCTCGCTCATGATGTACTCGATTATGGTCGGGATCGCGCATGCCTACCGGTACTATCAACAATACCGCCGGCGCGAGCTCACCGCCGCGCGGCTGGAATCTGAACTCGTCCGCGCCCAGCTCCAGGCGCTGCGGATGCAGCTGCATCCGCATTTCCTGTTCAACACCCTCAACGGCATCGCCACCCTGATGCACCGGGACCCCATGGCGGCCGATCGTATGCTCACCCGGTTGAGTGGTCTGCTGCGCCTCGCGCTGGACAGCTCCGACACGCCGGAAGTCCCGCTCATCGAAGAGACTTCCTTTCTGGAGCAATACCTGGAGCTGGAGCAGATCCGGTTTGACGGCCGGATGACGGTTACCTTCGCCATCGACCCCGACACGGAGGACGCGCTCGTGCCGAACCTCATCCTGCAGCCGCTCGTCGAAAACGCCGTCAAACATGCGATTGCACCCCGGGTCGAAGCCGGCCACGTCCGCATCGCCTCCTGGCGCGAAAACGGATCGCTCCGCCTCCGGGTGTCTGATACCGGGCCGGGGCTGACCGGGTCGGCGGAGGAGCCGGCGTCCGGGACCGGCCTCGCCAACACGAGGGACCGGCTCAGGAAGCTCTATGGCGCCGCGCAGTCGATGCGGCTGAGCAACGCCGCACCGTCCGGTCTCGTCGTCGACCTCACAATCCCCTTCCGCCGGCTCGCCGACACCTGA
- a CDS encoding aminotransferase class V-fold PLP-dependent enzyme gives MNTSSPHRTPSSGSGLSRRGFFGLLAPAALGLSRTGNAGIEPLMPAASDAAVDDEAYWGQIQQAFTVDRSIVHLNNGGVNPSPAVVQEAHLRHLSYAERMPFYVHRRMTMPQLEAVRAQLARAVGCDAEELALTRNTSEGMEICQLGIDLRAGDEVVTTDQDYPRMIATFRQRVARHGIVLKQFALPVPAEDPDEIVARFEACITPRTRLLMLCHMIDLTGQIMPVRAVTAMARRRGIPVLVDGAQTFGHLDFRMADLGCDFYATSLHKGLMGPHGTGFLFVRRERIPSVWPLMPAEDAGAGDIRKFEDVGTRSLAGFLAGAEALAFNQAIGAARKEARLRYLRDRWVYRLLAHDRVRLHTSLDPAFSCGLTTVSVDGIDPIALRDYLWNTHRVVVRPIRHPAVSGIRVSPGLYTTLDELDRFVEIMESIIKHDLPGNA, from the coding sequence ATGAATACGTCCAGTCCTCATCGCACACCGTCATCCGGCTCCGGCCTCTCCCGACGCGGCTTTTTCGGACTGCTCGCGCCGGCGGCGCTCGGGCTGTCCCGTACGGGCAACGCGGGCATCGAGCCCTTGATGCCAGCCGCATCGGACGCCGCCGTGGACGACGAGGCCTACTGGGGACAGATCCAGCAGGCGTTTACAGTCGACCGATCCATCGTGCATCTCAACAACGGCGGCGTGAACCCGTCGCCGGCCGTGGTGCAGGAAGCGCACCTGCGTCATCTGAGCTACGCCGAGCGCATGCCGTTTTATGTGCATCGGCGCATGACGATGCCTCAGCTCGAAGCCGTGCGCGCCCAGCTGGCGCGCGCCGTCGGGTGCGACGCCGAGGAGCTCGCGCTCACACGCAATACTTCCGAAGGGATGGAGATCTGTCAGCTCGGCATTGATCTGCGCGCCGGCGACGAAGTCGTGACGACCGACCAGGACTATCCGCGCATGATCGCGACGTTCCGGCAACGCGTCGCGCGCCACGGCATCGTGTTGAAGCAGTTCGCGCTGCCGGTGCCGGCGGAGGATCCGGACGAGATCGTCGCCCGGTTCGAAGCCTGCATCACGCCGCGGACGCGCCTCCTCATGCTGTGCCATATGATCGACCTGACCGGCCAGATCATGCCGGTGCGCGCGGTGACTGCGATGGCGCGCCGGCGTGGCATCCCGGTGCTCGTCGATGGCGCCCAGACGTTCGGTCATCTGGATTTCCGGATGGCGGATCTCGGCTGCGATTTTTATGCGACCAGCCTGCACAAAGGATTGATGGGACCGCACGGCACCGGTTTCCTGTTCGTGCGGCGCGAGCGCATCCCATCCGTCTGGCCCCTGATGCCCGCCGAAGATGCCGGCGCGGGCGACATCCGCAAGTTCGAGGACGTGGGCACCCGGTCGCTCGCCGGCTTCCTCGCCGGCGCAGAGGCGCTCGCCTTCAACCAGGCCATCGGCGCGGCGCGCAAGGAGGCGCGGCTCCGCTACCTCCGCGACCGCTGGGTGTACCGGCTGCTCGCGCACGATCGCGTGCGGCTGCACACGAGCCTGGATCCGGCGTTTTCGTGCGGGCTGACCACAGTTTCGGTGGATGGCATCGATCCGATCGCACTCCGCGATTACCTGTGGAACACCCACCGCGTCGTCGTCCGACCCATCCGGCATCCCGCCGTGTCGGGGATCCGTGTATCCCCCGGGCTGTACACGACGCTCGACGAGCTCGACCGGTTTGTCGAGATCATGGAATCGATTATCAAACACGACCTGCCGGGAAACGCCTGA
- a CDS encoding protein tyrosine phosphatase family protein yields the protein MKPSTFLIAFLCCLGCLRGAAAQAPDLESRLETIIGYTRISDDLASSGQIAYDQIPLLKEAGFDVVVNLAPAADSRNGLEGFLVTELGLSYVQIPVSWEAPSQRDLQFFFDVMKANSDRKVFVHCFANMRASAFVYLYRTLHDGISEEQARKDLARIWDPTELKQWAAFIETAQHEHGE from the coding sequence ATGAAACCTTCCACATTCCTCATCGCCTTCCTGTGCTGCCTCGGGTGTCTCCGGGGGGCCGCGGCCCAGGCGCCGGACCTCGAATCCCGTCTGGAGACCATCATCGGCTATACACGTATCTCGGATGACCTCGCCTCATCGGGCCAGATCGCCTACGACCAGATCCCGCTGCTCAAAGAGGCGGGCTTCGACGTCGTCGTCAACCTCGCGCCGGCCGCCGATTCGCGAAACGGGCTCGAGGGCTTTCTCGTGACGGAACTCGGCCTCAGCTACGTGCAGATCCCGGTCTCGTGGGAAGCGCCGAGCCAGCGCGACCTCCAGTTTTTCTTCGATGTGATGAAGGCGAACAGCGACCGCAAGGTCTTCGTGCACTGCTTCGCCAACATGCGGGCGTCGGCCTTCGTGTATCTCTACCGCACGCTCCACGACGGCATCTCGGAGGAACAGGCCAGGAAGGATCTCGCCCGCATCTGGGATCCCACCGAACTCAAGCAGTGGGCCGCCTTCATCGAGACCGCGCAACACGAACACGGCGAATAA
- the uvrA gene encoding excinuclease ABC subunit UvrA, whose product MSEAPVLIPFPEAPAATQASTEDRERSRRSIVIRGARQHNLKNIDIELPRGKLIVFTGPSGSGKSSLAFDTIYAEGQRRYVESLSAYARQFLERMDKPDVDLITGLAPAIAIEQKTTTRNPRSTVATQTEIYDHLRLLFARIGKTFSPISGAEVTKDSPRSAADTLDRTLEDKTRFYICFPLPEHKGVSVKKELEVLKQRGFSRVVALPTEKKAQAGEEEVLIDLNETDPDSIRIARERLLVLVDRLAVKKGDEATLSRMADSIEQCFREGGGRCVVKVPKGEAMTFSETFDRDGIQFEEPTPHLFSFNNPVGACKKCQGFSRVQGLDEDLIIPNPELSIRQQVVAPFRTAKWSSYFKDLVKMAADERIDLDMPYTLLSPDVKRLIWEGKGSYAGINGFFRFLEKNAYKMHYRIFHARYRGYMRCPECNGYRLRKEALYVKLHGHHIGEICELTTRDAQTFFDGLKLTAYEEQVAGRLLEEIRKRLQYLVEVGLDYLTLDRLSQTLSGGESQRINLATSLGSSLVGSLYVLDEPSIGLHPRDTDRLIKILEHLRDIGNTVIVVEHEAEMMRRADQIVDLGPGSGKLGGDVMFQGTNAEILVDERSLTGAYLSGRKQIDLPAARRPVDPEDVMVVRNARQHNLKRIDVTFPMGVITCVTGVSGSGKSTLVHDTLYQGLRRIKGLHDGESGIGKHDTIEGHHLVKLVEMVDQSPIGRSPRSNPVTYVKAFDAIRDLLASTTQARIRGLRPGYFSFNVPGGRCETCQGEGIVKIEMQFLADLYLECEACKGKRYKQDTLEITFKGKSVADILDMTIDEAVDFFAGHGALVDKLSVLQRIGLGYLTLGQPANTLSGGEAQRIKLGAHLGRTSNERTLYLFDEPTTGLHFDDIRKLLGAFQALVEQGHSVVIIEHNLDVIKSADWLIELGPEGGIRGGFVAAEGTPEAIANNPKSVTGTFLKPLIG is encoded by the coding sequence ATGTCCGAAGCGCCCGTACTCATCCCATTTCCCGAAGCGCCGGCCGCCACGCAGGCCTCCACAGAGGATCGTGAGCGGTCCCGCCGGAGCATCGTCATCCGGGGCGCCCGCCAACACAACCTGAAGAACATCGACATCGAGCTCCCGCGCGGCAAGCTCATCGTTTTCACTGGTCCGTCCGGCTCGGGGAAGTCGTCGCTCGCCTTCGACACGATCTACGCGGAAGGGCAGCGGCGTTATGTCGAGAGCCTGAGCGCCTATGCCCGCCAGTTTCTGGAGCGCATGGACAAGCCGGACGTCGACCTCATCACGGGGCTGGCGCCGGCGATTGCGATCGAGCAAAAAACGACGACCCGCAACCCGCGCTCGACCGTGGCGACGCAGACCGAGATCTACGACCATCTCCGGCTGCTTTTCGCGCGCATCGGCAAAACCTTTTCGCCGATCAGCGGCGCCGAAGTAACGAAGGATTCCCCGCGATCCGCTGCCGATACCCTCGACAGGACGCTGGAGGACAAGACCCGGTTTTACATCTGCTTCCCGCTGCCCGAACACAAGGGCGTGTCGGTCAAGAAGGAACTGGAAGTCCTCAAACAGCGCGGCTTTTCCCGCGTCGTGGCCTTGCCGACGGAGAAAAAAGCGCAGGCCGGCGAGGAAGAGGTACTGATCGATCTCAACGAGACCGACCCGGACAGCATCCGCATCGCGCGCGAACGGCTCCTGGTGCTTGTCGATCGCCTGGCGGTCAAAAAAGGCGACGAGGCGACGCTGTCCCGCATGGCGGATTCCATCGAGCAATGCTTTCGCGAGGGGGGCGGTCGCTGCGTCGTCAAGGTCCCGAAAGGCGAGGCGATGACGTTCAGCGAGACGTTCGACCGCGACGGGATCCAGTTCGAGGAGCCGACGCCCCATCTCTTTTCGTTCAACAACCCGGTGGGCGCCTGCAAGAAGTGCCAGGGCTTCAGCCGGGTGCAGGGGCTGGACGAGGATCTGATCATCCCCAACCCGGAGCTTTCGATCCGGCAGCAGGTTGTGGCGCCGTTCCGCACGGCGAAGTGGAGTTCCTATTTCAAGGATCTCGTCAAGATGGCCGCCGACGAGCGGATCGATCTGGACATGCCCTATACACTCCTGTCGCCGGACGTCAAGCGGCTCATCTGGGAGGGGAAAGGGAGCTACGCCGGCATCAACGGCTTCTTCCGCTTCCTGGAAAAGAACGCGTACAAGATGCACTACCGCATCTTTCACGCCCGCTACCGGGGCTACATGCGTTGCCCGGAATGCAACGGGTACCGCCTGCGGAAGGAAGCGCTCTACGTCAAGCTCCACGGTCACCACATCGGCGAGATCTGCGAGCTCACGACGCGGGATGCGCAAACCTTTTTCGATGGCCTGAAGCTCACCGCCTACGAGGAGCAGGTCGCCGGCCGGCTGCTGGAGGAAATCCGGAAACGGCTCCAGTATCTGGTGGAAGTCGGGCTTGACTACCTCACGCTCGACCGCCTGTCGCAGACACTTTCCGGCGGCGAGAGCCAGCGCATCAACCTCGCGACGTCGCTGGGGTCGTCGCTGGTCGGTTCGCTCTACGTGCTGGATGAGCCGTCGATCGGGCTGCATCCCCGGGACACCGACCGGCTGATCAAGATCCTGGAGCACCTGCGCGACATCGGCAATACGGTGATCGTCGTCGAGCACGAGGCCGAGATGATGCGCCGGGCCGACCAGATCGTCGATCTGGGTCCGGGCTCCGGCAAGCTGGGCGGCGACGTCATGTTCCAGGGCACCAATGCGGAGATCCTGGTCGATGAACGGTCGTTGACCGGCGCCTATCTGAGCGGGCGGAAGCAGATCGATCTGCCGGCGGCGCGCCGGCCGGTCGACCCCGAAGACGTGATGGTGGTGCGCAACGCGCGGCAGCACAACCTGAAGCGGATCGATGTCACGTTCCCGATGGGGGTGATCACCTGCGTGACCGGCGTGAGCGGTTCGGGCAAATCGACGCTGGTGCACGACACGCTGTACCAGGGGCTGCGGCGCATCAAGGGCCTGCACGACGGCGAGTCGGGTATCGGCAAACACGACACGATCGAGGGACACCATCTGGTGAAGCTCGTCGAGATGGTCGACCAGAGCCCGATCGGCCGGTCACCCCGGTCGAACCCCGTCACCTACGTCAAGGCCTTCGACGCCATCCGCGATTTGCTGGCCTCCACCACCCAGGCCCGCATCCGCGGTCTGCGCCCCGGCTATTTTTCGTTCAACGTGCCGGGCGGTCGTTGCGAGACGTGCCAGGGCGAGGGCATCGTGAAAATCGAGATGCAGTTTCTGGCCGACCTGTATCTGGAATGCGAGGCGTGCAAGGGGAAGCGGTACAAGCAGGACACCCTGGAGATCACGTTCAAGGGGAAAAGCGTCGCGGATATCCTCGACATGACGATCGACGAGGCGGTGGATTTTTTCGCCGGCCACGGCGCGCTGGTCGACAAGCTGTCCGTGCTACAGCGGATCGGCCTCGGCTACCTGACGCTCGGGCAGCCGGCGAACACGCTGTCCGGCGGCGAAGCCCAACGCATCAAGCTCGGCGCCCACCTCGGGCGCACGTCGAATGAGCGGACCCTCTATCTCTTCGACGAGCCCACGACGGGGCTCCACTTCGACGACATCCGCAAACTCCTCGGGGCCTTTCAGGCGCTCGTCGAGCAAGGGCATTCGGTGGTGATCATCGAACACAACCTGGACGTGATCAAGAGCGCGGACTGGCTCATCGAACTCGGTCCCGAAGGCGGCATCCGCGGCGGTTTCGTTGCCGCCGAAGGCACCCCCGAGGCGATCGCGAACAATCCCAAAAGCGTGACAGGGACGTTTCTGAAGCCGCTGATCGGGTAG
- a CDS encoding DUF3565 domain-containing protein gives MKRTITGYHRDDEGDWVAELDCGHGQHVRHKPPFFERPWAVTEEGRASMRGSALECPLCDRLEMPDQYVLHQRSPLFDQDSIPPALLKTHQLKPGVWARIHVMEGAIKFCFEGDDAPAILLDPDHPGVVAPEMPHHVEVVGDVHFYLAIYTSGA, from the coding sequence ATGAAGCGTACGATCACCGGCTACCACCGCGATGACGAAGGCGACTGGGTTGCCGAACTCGATTGCGGTCACGGACAGCATGTGCGGCACAAGCCGCCGTTCTTCGAGCGCCCCTGGGCCGTCACGGAAGAAGGACGGGCCTCGATGAGGGGATCGGCGCTCGAATGCCCCCTCTGCGACCGGCTCGAAATGCCCGACCAGTACGTCCTCCACCAGCGGTCGCCCCTGTTCGATCAGGATTCCATCCCGCCGGCCCTGCTCAAGACCCACCAGCTCAAACCCGGGGTCTGGGCCCGTATCCACGTCATGGAAGGCGCCATCAAATTCTGTTTTGAAGGAGACGACGCGCCGGCCATCCTGCTCGACCCCGACCACCCCGGCGTCGTGGCCCCCGAGATGCCCCACCATGTCGAGGTCGTGGGCGACGTTCACTTCTATCTCGCCATCTACACGAGCGGCGCCTGA